A part of Vibrio sp. B1FLJ16 genomic DNA contains:
- a CDS encoding tRNA-uridine aminocarboxypropyltransferase produces MRIHAFHRLFQHRQSLSTKPFNARGCKVNRCQYCQVSQQHCLCELQPSIDSNIACMLIVSENEVFKPSNTGRLIADTIKETYVYQWNRTEPCEEMLALLKSDDYQPVIVFPAGYVDEPTRLMESLTPERLMSEGTHKKWLLIFIDGSWREARKIFRRSDYLQSLPVLSIKPESLSEYIMRRSDNEQHLSTAEVASLVFQQAGEQKASECLQFWFEAFRETYMLTKTRVKTDPNRPHLKRFREWLKTES; encoded by the coding sequence ATGAGAATTCACGCTTTCCACCGTCTATTCCAACATCGTCAGTCGCTCTCAACAAAGCCTTTCAATGCGCGAGGTTGTAAAGTCAACCGTTGCCAGTATTGTCAGGTTTCACAGCAGCATTGTCTGTGTGAACTGCAACCAAGTATTGACTCAAATATAGCCTGCATGCTGATTGTATCGGAAAACGAAGTGTTTAAGCCGAGTAATACGGGTCGGTTGATCGCGGATACGATTAAGGAAACCTATGTATATCAATGGAACCGTACTGAGCCTTGCGAGGAAATGCTGGCGTTACTAAAAAGTGATGACTATCAGCCTGTTATCGTATTTCCTGCGGGTTATGTCGACGAGCCGACGCGATTAATGGAAAGCCTGACTCCTGAGCGATTAATGTCTGAGGGGACTCATAAGAAATGGTTATTGATCTTCATTGATGGCAGTTGGCGTGAGGCCAGGAAAATCTTTCGCCGTTCAGACTACTTACAGTCATTACCTGTACTCTCGATAAAGCCAGAGTCACTGTCAGAATACATCATGCGACGTTCCGATAATGAGCAACATCTGTCTACCGCAGAAGTAGCGAGCTTAGTGTTTCAGCAAGCGGGCGAGCAGAAAGCTTCTGAGTGCCTTCAATTTTGGTTCGAAGCTTTCAGAGAAACGTATATGCTGACAAAAACCCGGGTCAAAACGGATCCTAATCGACCGCACTTGAAACGTTTCAGAGAGTGGCTAAAAACCGAGAGCTGA
- a CDS encoding ABC transporter permease, producing the protein MNLADTTLEALRLLVNFDAELWEIVAVSFSVSISAISLVVSPAILASFVLAYTDFRGKWFLLSIVNTLQAVPTVVIGLLLYMLLSRAGPWGGWQMLFTQKAMIFGQMLICFPVLVSMMHGALQSSDRRMVETSITLGVSLPRVAATMIWETRFPLLAAIIAGFSRIVTEVGCSMMVGGNIMGVTRNIPTAIAMESSKGAFAQGVALGIVLLSLALALNFFLSSMRGKGYLRT; encoded by the coding sequence ATGAACCTTGCCGATACAACACTGGAAGCGCTAAGACTACTAGTCAACTTTGATGCTGAGCTTTGGGAGATCGTCGCAGTCTCCTTTAGCGTTTCTATCTCGGCGATATCGTTAGTGGTATCGCCGGCGATTTTAGCCTCTTTTGTTCTGGCTTATACAGACTTTCGTGGTAAATGGTTTTTGTTGTCGATAGTGAACACGCTTCAAGCTGTCCCTACCGTTGTTATTGGCTTGTTGCTGTACATGCTTTTGTCCCGAGCTGGCCCTTGGGGCGGTTGGCAGATGCTATTTACTCAAAAAGCGATGATATTCGGTCAAATGCTGATCTGTTTCCCAGTGTTGGTATCTATGATGCACGGTGCATTGCAGTCGAGCGATCGCCGTATGGTCGAAACATCAATTACTTTGGGTGTATCGCTTCCACGAGTTGCTGCCACTATGATCTGGGAAACTCGTTTCCCATTGCTTGCAGCAATCATTGCAGGATTTTCTCGCATAGTCACTGAAGTAGGCTGTTCTATGATGGTTGGCGGTAACATTATGGGCGTTACGCGCAATATACCGACCGCAATCGCAATGGAAAGCAGTAAAGGTGCTTTTGCGCAAGGCGTTGCATTAGGTATTGTATTACTATCGTTAGCGTTAGCGTTAAATTTCTTCTTATCCAGTATGAGAGGCAAAGGCTACCTCAGAACATGA
- a CDS encoding DUF2960 domain-containing protein — MARTILYTYKNEDKELTFSYQQHRNIQEAVAEAEGIDISEYLKMEQQIEAVSDTKAVRNYRDNHFRKLGFTKITLAQKENLGVGKKKK, encoded by the coding sequence ATGGCTCGCACTATTCTTTATACATACAAGAACGAAGACAAAGAACTGACGTTCTCTTACCAGCAACACCGTAACATCCAGGAAGCAGTTGCTGAAGCGGAAGGTATCGACATTTCTGAATACCTAAAGATGGAACAACAAATCGAAGCGGTTTCTGATACTAAAGCTGTCCGAAACTACCGTGACAACCACTTTAGAAAGCTCGGTTTTACAAAAATCACACTCGCTCAAAAAGAAAATTTGGGCGTCGGTAAAAAGAAGAAATAG
- a CDS encoding DUF6515 family protein, translating into MFKLSTFRNSAIALVMVSMVTPAIAKQPPGHSNSHGHKPQNPNNVVVVKPNHRPNHNHNHRPSHNAPSHRSYHRSVLPATAAFMMVAGITYAIIDNAYYKQSGDQYIYVEQPPVSSSQQVSSSQAGQVVDVLPSGVATVSVNGATYYVRGNDWYAPIAGTSRFVVVAPQV; encoded by the coding sequence ATGTTTAAACTTTCAACTTTTCGTAACAGTGCAATTGCGCTTGTCATGGTGAGTATGGTTACACCGGCTATAGCGAAACAACCTCCGGGCCATAGCAACAGTCACGGACATAAGCCTCAGAATCCAAATAATGTGGTTGTGGTAAAGCCGAATCATAGACCAAACCATAACCACAACCATCGCCCGAGCCATAATGCGCCATCGCATCGCTCGTATCATCGCAGTGTATTACCAGCAACTGCCGCATTTATGATGGTTGCGGGGATTACTTATGCAATTATTGATAATGCCTATTATAAGCAAAGTGGTGACCAGTATATTTATGTTGAACAGCCACCGGTCTCTTCTTCACAGCAGGTTAGTAGTAGTCAAGCAGGTCAGGTAGTGGATGTACTACCAAGCGGGGTAGCAACGGTAAGCGTTAATGGTGCTACGTATTATGTTCGAGGTAACGACTGGTACGCTCCGATTGCAGGTACTAGTAGGTTTGTAGTAGTTGCGCCGCAGGTTTAA
- the mobA gene encoding molybdenum cofactor guanylyltransferase MobA, whose translation MLQPTQTSWVILAGGQASRMGGKDKGLIELNHKPLIAHVIDRLSPQTPSILINANRNQDAYGQFGFVFSDQFKDYPGPMGGIHAGLVHAETDWVGFVPCDSPQINTDLVERFCHAAQDDTDILVAHDGDHQQPVFTMYHKRVLPKLTAFLERGDRKIILLYRECNTRYVDFSDSPNCFVNLNTPEELSQFGQLEQ comes from the coding sequence ATGCTGCAACCAACACAAACTAGTTGGGTCATTTTAGCTGGTGGTCAAGCTAGCCGAATGGGTGGAAAAGACAAAGGCCTGATAGAGCTGAATCATAAACCACTCATCGCACACGTTATCGATCGTTTATCTCCGCAAACACCAAGCATTTTAATCAATGCGAACCGGAACCAGGACGCTTACGGTCAGTTTGGTTTCGTCTTCAGCGATCAGTTTAAAGATTACCCCGGCCCGATGGGTGGAATCCACGCGGGCTTAGTACACGCCGAAACAGACTGGGTTGGGTTTGTTCCTTGCGACAGTCCACAAATTAACACCGATTTGGTAGAGCGTTTTTGTCATGCAGCTCAAGATGATACTGATATTTTAGTCGCTCATGATGGTGATCATCAGCAGCCGGTATTCACCATGTACCATAAACGTGTACTACCAAAACTGACTGCGTTTTTAGAACGTGGCGATCGAAAGATCATTCTGCTTTATAGAGAATGTAATACCCGTTACGTTGACTTTAGTGACTCACCAAACTGTTTCGTCAACTTAAACACCCCAGAAGAGCTGTCGCAATTTGGACAATTAGAACAATGA
- a CDS encoding bifunctional molybdopterin-guanine dinucleotide biosynthesis adaptor protein MobB/molybdopterin molybdotransferase MoeA, producing MKHTLNIPILGFAAYSGTGKTTLLEALLPKLTEAGLRIGMLKHAHHNFDVDKPGKDSYRLRKAGASQMLIASRNRFALMTETPEAEADFDYLLTRFDEEKLDVVLVEGCKNIAFPKIELHREEVGKPWLYPHDENIIAIASDSSELDCNLPQMSINDLDAIAQFVLRYVEEKKQPGQKEKEAACCDTLSPAFLSVVQGQEKILSLVHTVAETESANIENSYGRVLADNIVSSVNVPQYTNSAMDGYAIRSDDLNREHYQVMAEVLAGHAYDKPLEMGQTVKIMTGAPTPVYGDTVVMREQATQDGDKVTFNASGIKAGQNVRLAGEDLAVGSDVFTVGTRLSSPEMGMLASLGFGQANVFRKLKVAIFSTGDEVQAPGTEQKANSIYDSNRFTIMGMLEQLGCEILDFGILEDNEQLMTEALEKASEQADMVITSGGVSVGDADYIKLALDKLGQIDFWRINMRPGRPLAFGKIKDKPFFGLPGNPVAVMVSFINFVEPAIRKMQGEQGWKPLKVNAVATENLRSRQGRTEFSRGIYELDETGRLTVRTTGKQGSGILRSMSEANCLIEISPAIDTVKVGENVTIIPLQGRI from the coding sequence ATGAAACATACGTTAAACATCCCTATTCTTGGTTTTGCGGCCTATTCGGGCACTGGTAAAACAACTCTGCTAGAAGCATTGTTACCCAAACTGACCGAAGCAGGCTTACGCATCGGAATGTTAAAGCACGCGCACCACAATTTTGATGTCGATAAACCGGGTAAGGACAGTTACCGATTGCGCAAAGCAGGTGCTTCGCAAATGCTGATCGCCTCTCGTAATCGCTTTGCTTTGATGACCGAGACTCCAGAAGCCGAGGCAGATTTCGATTACCTGCTAACCCGTTTCGATGAAGAAAAACTGGATGTCGTTCTGGTTGAAGGCTGTAAAAACATCGCGTTCCCGAAAATCGAGCTTCACCGTGAAGAAGTTGGTAAACCATGGCTTTACCCACATGATGAAAACATCATCGCAATTGCTTCTGATAGCAGTGAACTGGATTGTAATTTGCCCCAGATGAGCATCAATGATCTGGATGCCATCGCTCAGTTTGTGCTTCGTTACGTTGAAGAGAAAAAACAACCTGGGCAGAAAGAGAAAGAAGCAGCCTGCTGCGACACCTTATCTCCGGCCTTCCTTTCTGTTGTTCAGGGCCAGGAAAAAATTCTGTCCTTGGTTCACACCGTCGCTGAAACTGAAAGCGCTAACATTGAGAATAGTTACGGCCGAGTCTTGGCAGATAACATCGTTTCTTCGGTAAATGTGCCGCAGTACACAAACTCAGCAATGGATGGTTACGCCATTCGTAGTGATGATCTTAACCGCGAACACTACCAAGTGATGGCAGAAGTGCTTGCAGGCCACGCTTATGATAAGCCATTGGAAATGGGACAGACGGTTAAAATAATGACTGGTGCACCGACACCGGTTTATGGTGATACCGTAGTAATGCGTGAGCAGGCGACACAAGACGGTGACAAGGTAACGTTTAATGCATCAGGCATAAAAGCGGGTCAAAACGTACGTCTGGCTGGTGAAGATCTGGCAGTTGGCAGCGACGTATTCACTGTAGGCACACGCCTTTCCTCACCAGAAATGGGAATGCTCGCCTCTCTGGGTTTTGGACAAGCGAATGTTTTTCGTAAGCTTAAAGTAGCCATTTTTTCCACCGGTGACGAAGTGCAAGCTCCGGGTACCGAACAGAAAGCCAATTCAATCTACGACTCAAACCGCTTCACCATTATGGGAATGCTTGAACAACTAGGTTGTGAAATTCTGGATTTTGGTATTCTGGAAGACAATGAGCAACTCATGACAGAAGCACTTGAAAAGGCATCTGAACAAGCAGACATGGTAATAACCTCTGGTGGCGTATCGGTTGGTGATGCGGACTACATCAAACTAGCCTTAGATAAACTTGGTCAAATTGATTTTTGGCGTATCAATATGCGACCGGGCCGTCCTCTCGCTTTCGGAAAAATTAAAGACAAACCATTTTTCGGTTTACCAGGAAATCCGGTGGCGGTGATGGTCTCATTCATTAACTTTGTAGAGCCAGCAATACGTAAAATGCAGGGTGAGCAAGGCTGGAAACCGTTAAAAGTAAATGCAGTTGCAACCGAAAACCTACGCTCTCGACAAGGTCGTACAGAGTTCAGTCGCGGTATTTACGAACTTGACGAAACAGGTCGGTTAACTGTGCGCACCACGGGTAAACAAGGCTCTGGCATTTTGCGTTCCATGAGTGAAGCGAATTGTCTTATTGAGATATCCCCTGCTATCGACACGGTAAAAGTGGGAGAAAACGTGACAATCATCCCGCTTCAAGGCAGAATCTAA
- a CDS encoding sterol desaturase family protein: protein MTETAFNDPSWIRLSCFVGVLLLCTLWENKLPRKTLTVSRTFRWVNNLSLVALNSAVIVIVMPVVAFQAAMITTENHWGLLNLASVPIWLNVLLSVVLLDFVIYVQHVVFHRVPLLWKLHRMHHADLDIDVTTGTRFHPIEILLSMIVKIFAVFVLGVSPIAIVIFEIVLNASAMFNHSNAKLALAVDGWLRKLIVTPDMHRVHHSVIPRETHSNFGFFLSVWDRIFGTYKAQPELGHDHMLIGLPDIRDPKEQRLDKLITQPFRYRGKSKK, encoded by the coding sequence GTGACAGAAACGGCTTTTAACGATCCATCATGGATAAGGCTCAGTTGCTTTGTTGGTGTGCTCTTACTCTGTACATTGTGGGAAAACAAATTACCTAGGAAAACACTGACGGTTTCGCGTACGTTTCGCTGGGTAAACAATCTATCTCTAGTTGCTTTAAACAGCGCTGTTATCGTAATAGTCATGCCTGTCGTGGCATTTCAGGCCGCCATGATTACAACTGAAAATCACTGGGGACTATTAAATTTAGCATCGGTACCGATTTGGCTCAATGTCCTGCTTTCCGTTGTTTTGCTCGACTTTGTCATCTACGTCCAACACGTGGTCTTTCACCGAGTACCCTTACTCTGGAAGCTCCATCGAATGCATCACGCTGATCTCGACATTGATGTCACTACCGGCACGCGCTTTCACCCGATTGAAATTTTGCTTTCCATGATTGTGAAAATTTTCGCTGTTTTTGTACTCGGTGTTTCACCCATCGCTATTGTTATTTTCGAGATCGTTCTAAACGCCAGTGCGATGTTCAATCACAGTAATGCGAAACTGGCGTTAGCTGTCGATGGCTGGTTGAGGAAACTGATCGTTACTCCGGATATGCACCGCGTGCATCACTCCGTTATTCCGAGAGAAACTCATTCTAACTTTGGTTTCTTTTTATCAGTTTGGGATCGAATATTTGGCACGTATAAAGCTCAACCAGAACTCGGACATGATCATATGCTGATTGGCTTACCGGATATTAGAGATCCTAAGGAGCAAAGGCTTGATAAGCTGATAACTCAGCCCTTTCGCTATCGCGGTAAGAGTAAAAAATAG
- the nagK gene encoding N-acetylglucosamine kinase, with product MYYGFDVGGTKIEFGAFNEKLERVATERVPTPTDNYELLVDTIAKLISKYDTEFACEGTIGLGLPGMEDADDATVLTVNVPAAKGKPLRADLEAKIGRSVKIENDANCFALSEAWDEELQDEPSVLGLILGTGFGGGFIFDGKVFSGRNHVAGEVGHMRLPIDAWFHLGDNAPLLGCGCGKKGCLDSYLSGRGFELIYEHYNGEKKKAIDIINAYREGEAAAVEHVERFMELLAICFGNIFTATDPDVVVLGGGLSNFDLIYEELPKRIPKYLLSVAKCPKIIKAKHGDSGGVRGAAFLNIK from the coding sequence ATGTATTATGGCTTTGATGTCGGTGGTACTAAGATTGAGTTTGGTGCATTTAATGAAAAGCTTGAGCGTGTAGCAACTGAGCGTGTACCAACACCAACCGATAACTATGAACTATTGGTTGATACTATCGCTAAACTTATCAGCAAATATGATACTGAGTTTGCTTGTGAAGGTACGATTGGACTTGGACTTCCGGGCATGGAAGATGCAGATGATGCAACCGTGCTTACGGTGAATGTTCCAGCGGCAAAAGGCAAACCATTACGTGCAGATCTTGAAGCGAAGATTGGTCGCTCCGTTAAAATTGAAAACGATGCAAACTGTTTTGCGCTGTCTGAAGCCTGGGACGAAGAACTGCAAGACGAGCCATCCGTACTTGGTTTAATCCTTGGTACAGGTTTTGGTGGCGGTTTTATCTTCGACGGTAAAGTATTCTCTGGCCGTAACCACGTAGCAGGTGAGGTTGGCCATATGCGTCTTCCTATTGATGCATGGTTCCACCTAGGTGATAACGCACCATTGCTCGGCTGTGGTTGTGGTAAAAAAGGCTGTTTGGATAGTTACTTGTCAGGTCGCGGTTTTGAGCTGATTTACGAGCATTACAACGGCGAGAAGAAGAAAGCGATCGATATCATCAATGCCTACCGCGAAGGTGAAGCGGCAGCCGTTGAGCACGTAGAGCGCTTTATGGAGCTTCTGGCAATCTGCTTTGGTAATATCTTTACCGCAACAGACCCGGATGTTGTCGTTCTGGGTGGTGGCTTATCTAACTTCGATCTTATTTACGAAGAGCTGCCAAAGCGTATTCCTAAATACCTGCTTTCTGTAGCGAAATGTCCAAAGATCATCAAAGCAAAACACGGTGATTCAGGCGGCGTTCGTGGTGCAGCGTTCCTGAACATCAAGTAA
- a CDS encoding substrate-binding domain-containing protein, translated as MKKIALTLAATSITLVSYSAFSAQDGEHIRLATTTSTYHSGLLDYLLPQFEKDTGYKVDIIAAGTGKALKMGENGDVDLVMTHAPKAEGLFVEKGYGVLPRKLMYNDFVIVGPKNDPAEIKDDETVLAVFKEIADKNATFISRGDDSGTHKKEMGFWAQTKIEPNFGGYRSVGQGMGPTLNMASEMQGYTMTDRGTWLAYENKLDLEILFQGDEMLFNPYQVILVNPERYPTINHKGAKVFSDWLVTSHGQEMINSFRLNGKQLFVANAETK; from the coding sequence ATGAAAAAAATTGCGCTAACGTTGGCTGCAACGTCAATAACGCTAGTAAGCTACTCCGCTTTTTCCGCTCAAGATGGCGAACATATTCGCCTGGCAACCACTACCAGTACCTACCACTCTGGCCTGCTTGATTACCTACTCCCTCAGTTTGAAAAAGATACCGGCTATAAAGTTGACATTATTGCTGCCGGCACAGGTAAAGCGCTGAAGATGGGTGAAAACGGTGATGTTGATTTGGTTATGACCCACGCGCCAAAGGCAGAAGGTTTATTCGTTGAGAAAGGCTACGGTGTCTTGCCACGCAAACTGATGTACAACGACTTTGTGATTGTCGGCCCGAAAAATGATCCAGCTGAAATCAAAGATGATGAAACTGTCCTCGCCGTGTTTAAAGAAATCGCAGATAAAAATGCGACATTCATTTCTCGTGGTGATGACTCAGGCACACATAAGAAAGAAATGGGCTTTTGGGCTCAGACAAAAATTGAACCAAACTTCGGTGGCTACCGCAGTGTAGGTCAAGGTATGGGTCCTACTCTTAACATGGCATCTGAGATGCAGGGTTACACAATGACAGACCGCGGCACTTGGCTGGCATACGAGAACAAGCTGGATCTTGAAATCTTGTTCCAAGGTGATGAAATGCTGTTTAACCCATATCAAGTGATCTTAGTTAATCCAGAGCGTTACCCTACGATCAATCATAAAGGCGCGAAAGTGTTCAGTGATTGGTTGGTCACATCACACGGTCAGGAGATGATTAACAGTTTCCGTCTTAATGGTAAGCAGTTATTTGTGGCCAACGCAGAGACTAAATAA
- a CDS encoding energy-coupling factor ABC transporter ATP-binding protein — MTIKITAKQLSMRFKERVLFHIPELAIGPNDAIYLKGDNGVGKTTLLKILAGLLKSSTGEVIAPKDSWLKKWTRRSGRVDVIYLHQSPYLFDGSVYENVVYGVKYQHDTAKDKRAQVINALRMVGLETLADEHISVLSGGEKQRVAMARAWILRPSILLMDEPSASLDVESIERIVAMAKDLLDRGSSIVVTSHQTNALTDLCKKQWWIKDKTLIESPLLYVIPKHASHENSYTSTKTS; from the coding sequence ATGACTATAAAAATCACCGCCAAGCAGTTGTCCATGCGTTTTAAAGAACGTGTGCTTTTTCATATTCCTGAGCTGGCAATTGGCCCGAACGATGCCATCTACCTAAAGGGAGATAATGGTGTCGGTAAAACTACTCTGCTTAAAATTCTCGCCGGGCTGTTAAAATCGTCAACCGGAGAAGTCATAGCGCCAAAAGATTCCTGGCTTAAGAAATGGACACGACGCAGCGGACGTGTTGATGTTATCTATCTTCACCAGTCCCCTTACCTATTTGATGGTTCCGTATATGAAAACGTTGTATATGGCGTAAAATATCAGCATGACACCGCAAAAGATAAGCGTGCTCAGGTGATAAACGCTTTGCGTATGGTCGGTTTAGAAACATTAGCTGACGAACACATCTCTGTTCTGTCTGGTGGTGAAAAACAGCGTGTAGCTATGGCGAGAGCCTGGATCTTAAGACCATCGATTTTATTAATGGATGAGCCGAGTGCATCATTGGACGTTGAATCCATCGAACGAATAGTCGCAATGGCTAAAGATCTTCTTGATCGCGGTTCCAGCATCGTAGTAACAAGCCATCAAACCAATGCGCTGACTGATTTATGTAAGAAACAGTGGTGGATTAAAGATAAGACGTTGATAGAGTCGCCACTGCTGTATGTCATACCTAAACACGCATCACATGAGAACTCATATACTTCAACAAAAACTAGCTAA
- a CDS encoding DUF3802 family protein, with translation MVVETDGYLALIEHLSLNLDIFTTEFGDTGTESIEDVVTDLVASNIMAIFEQNPELHSSVRFKLLKEADAVVEDLGEVLAGVWNKKATNEQIAFLDEYIALVKNLFDTAVAIYD, from the coding sequence GTGGTTGTCGAAACGGATGGATATCTCGCTCTTATTGAGCATTTGTCGCTTAACTTAGATATATTTACTACAGAATTTGGTGACACGGGCACAGAAAGCATTGAAGATGTTGTCACGGATTTGGTCGCATCAAACATTATGGCGATCTTTGAGCAAAACCCAGAACTGCATTCAAGCGTGCGCTTCAAGTTATTGAAAGAGGCTGATGCTGTAGTAGAGGATCTTGGTGAAGTGCTTGCAGGTGTTTGGAATAAAAAAGCAACAAACGAGCAAATTGCTTTTCTGGACGAGTATATTGCTTTGGTTAAGAACCTGTTTGATACAGCCGTTGCTATTTATGATTAG
- a CDS encoding methyl-accepting chemotaxis protein, translating into MTVRNRFCSSFSLIQAITATFLTIIALIIALSVSTLKGMDQISGEFEELSHKELPMAMANAKLTRNVLEIVKLLNFAMQVSEAKELALVEEQIEQLALKTEELVKQTSGVSQQLSDELETKIDNLHGITRSILLKQAGVTQIQADINAAVGGFRYGLSSIGPEMNRISSFLSGDDPELNDAANRFIASASSMESTFLMMLTHTELEKAENEYREMRNRIAGINLAYSDFQMLQPEISEFSSLTAPYEMVKAGFEEKGILHLILAKLEQNENQKTEFLQASLLADETMILLDKTSNTVSELLAEREGVVNDTITSVSIMALIAAGVISMIILFTWFILRIWTNRGLNNVLKRLSALTEHDFRGKAEEVGPYELKEVARKLNQVIDSTHESIATVTRNCETLYQTAEISHSAAEQTNEGLSTQNEALASMVTTITQLEASIREIATVTNASSEDAELATQHTEKGEKVLEQNRLRLESLEKSLNINRESMSELDLRVKQIREMVDMISGIAENTNLLALNAAIEAARAGEQGRGFAVVADEVRKLASDTSQQTLNIREMMNELITASERSREAVSDSREEMANALQSSDYVKSTFLEINGAVKHIQDRVAQISVATEEQERATADVSQSITQISEQGEHTKQQLESMVESSEQVADIAGQQQTMLHKYVL; encoded by the coding sequence ATGACAGTGCGCAACCGCTTTTGCTCTTCTTTTTCACTAATTCAGGCCATTACTGCCACATTTTTAACTATCATAGCCCTCATTATTGCTCTTTCTGTCTCGACCTTAAAAGGAATGGATCAGATTAGTGGAGAGTTTGAAGAGCTATCCCATAAAGAGCTACCAATGGCGATGGCCAACGCCAAATTAACCCGGAATGTGCTGGAAATTGTCAAGCTACTGAATTTCGCTATGCAGGTAAGTGAAGCTAAAGAACTGGCTTTGGTTGAAGAACAAATAGAACAGTTAGCATTAAAGACTGAAGAGTTAGTTAAGCAGACTTCCGGTGTTTCGCAGCAGCTATCTGACGAGTTAGAAACGAAAATAGATAATTTGCATGGTATTACTCGTTCAATCCTTTTAAAACAGGCGGGTGTGACTCAGATACAGGCAGACATTAATGCCGCTGTCGGTGGGTTTCGTTATGGCCTAAGCTCAATAGGCCCTGAGATGAACAGAATCAGCTCTTTTCTTAGCGGAGACGACCCCGAGTTGAATGATGCGGCAAACCGGTTTATCGCTTCGGCAAGCTCAATGGAAAGTACTTTTCTTATGATGTTGACTCATACGGAACTTGAAAAAGCTGAAAACGAGTACCGCGAAATGCGTAATAGGATCGCTGGTATCAATCTCGCTTATTCAGACTTTCAAATGCTGCAGCCTGAGATTTCAGAGTTTTCAAGTTTAACTGCACCGTATGAAATGGTAAAAGCTGGATTTGAAGAGAAAGGAATTCTACATCTGATTCTTGCCAAGCTCGAGCAAAATGAGAACCAAAAAACCGAATTCCTACAAGCGTCTTTGCTTGCGGATGAAACGATGATTTTACTCGATAAAACTTCAAACACGGTTTCGGAACTACTGGCTGAGCGAGAGGGGGTGGTTAACGATACGATAACATCGGTGAGTATCATGGCTCTTATCGCCGCCGGGGTTATCTCGATGATTATTCTCTTTACTTGGTTCATTCTGAGAATCTGGACCAACCGTGGGCTGAATAACGTACTTAAAAGGTTGTCGGCACTTACCGAACATGATTTTCGTGGTAAAGCGGAAGAAGTGGGGCCCTATGAGCTGAAAGAGGTCGCTCGAAAGTTAAATCAGGTTATTGACTCCACACATGAGTCAATAGCAACGGTTACTCGCAACTGTGAAACCCTCTATCAAACCGCTGAAATCAGTCACTCAGCGGCCGAGCAGACGAACGAGGGATTAAGCACACAAAATGAAGCCCTTGCAAGCATGGTGACGACAATCACTCAGCTGGAAGCTTCCATCCGAGAAATTGCAACGGTGACGAACGCATCCTCAGAAGACGCCGAACTCGCAACTCAGCACACTGAGAAGGGCGAGAAGGTACTAGAGCAAAACCGCTTACGTTTAGAATCTCTGGAAAAGTCTCTTAACATAAACAGAGAGTCGATGTCGGAGCTGGATCTGAGAGTGAAACAGATTCGCGAAATGGTCGATATGATCAGTGGTATTGCTGAAAACACCAATTTACTGGCGTTGAATGCCGCGATAGAAGCTGCCCGAGCGGGTGAGCAAGGGCGCGGATTTGCTGTGGTTGCCGATGAAGTACGTAAGCTGGCAAGTGATACCTCTCAGCAAACGTTAAACATCCGGGAAATGATGAATGAGCTTATTACGGCTTCAGAGCGTTCTCGAGAGGCGGTAAGTGACTCAAGAGAAGAAATGGCTAACGCACTTCAGTCTAGTGATTACGTTAAATCAACCTTCTTAGAGATAAACGGTGCGGTAAAACATATTCAAGATCGTGTCGCACAAATCTCTGTCGCCACAGAGGAACAAGAGCGCGCTACTGCAGATGTGTCGCAGTCAATTACTCAGATTTCTGAACAGGGTGAACATACTAAGCAGCAGCTAGAATCCATGGTAGAGAGTTCAGAACAAGTTGCAGATATAGCAGGACAGCAGCAAACAATGCTGCACAAATATGTGCTTTAA